TGTTTTATCATCAGGCACATTTTTCACCTCGTTGCAGGATTATACCTTTTTGAGCAAAATTAGTCAAATATTATTTCAGATAAGCGCAACCCTGCCGAAAGAAAACGAAAAAGTTGCGTTCCACCGTCTAAGCGATACGAATTTCCGCTGGACATCGTGCGACTTTTAGTCAAAAATATATCTGAGACAAATTTGTATTTTAGGAGGCTTTTCCTTTGGATATAAACGACATCTTCCGTGCGATGGGCAGGAGGCGCGAGTGGACTCAGGGCGACGGCGACAACGGCGAAGGCTGGGAGGCCCCCCCACGCGTGCCGACGGCGCTGCCGCCGGTCAAAAAAACGTGGTTCGCCGTCGCCGCGATATTTGTACTCTTCGGCGTCGCGCTCCCGTGGCTCGCCTCCTTTCTGACGGAGCTCTGCTGGTTTGAGTCACAGGGCTTCGAATCGGTGTTCTGGCGGCGCTTCTTCGCGTGGTGGGAGCTCTTCGCAGCCGCAGCGGCCGTCGCTTTCGCGATATTCGCGCTGAACTGGACGGCCGCGCTTCGCAGCGCGTCCGCACAGGACGGAGAATTTTCCGGCGCGCAGCTGCGAAGGCTCAGGCGCGTCGCGCTCGGCGCGGCTTTCGCCTTCGCGCTGGTGAACGCCTTCTCGGCGGCGGGGATGTGGCCGGAATTTTTGAAGTTCGCGCACCCGACGCCGTTCGGCGAAAAGGATCCTCTCTTCGGTATAGATGCCGGCTTTTACGTCTTCACTCTGCCGTTCCTCAGCTTCATACAGGAATGGCTGCGCGGTGTTCTTATATTCGCGCTCGTTGGCACCGCCGCGGCGTACTTTGCGGCGCGCGCCGCTTCTTTCGCTCCGGGGAGATTTTTCGTCGCCCCTCGCGCCCGCCTGCACCTTACGGCCTTGGCTTCCGCGGCGCTCGCGCTGTGGGGCGCCGGCTGCTGGCTCGCGCGCTATGAGCTGCTCTTTTCGCCGACCGGCGTCGTCTTCGGCGCGGGCTACACGGACGAACATGTGATACTACCGGCCCTCACCGTGCTGGCCTTTGCGCTGTTCGCCGCCGCGGCTCTGCTCTTCGTGAACTTTTTCAAGCCGGCCTGGAAGTTCTCCGCAATCCTCATCGGCGCGCTGCTCGTTGCGGGCTTCGCGTCGCGCACGCTTCTGCCCGGAGTGGTGCAGCAGTACGTCGTCAAGCCGAACGAGTACGAGAGGGAGAAAAAATATCTTGACTTCCATCTCGAATTTACACGGCGGGGCTTCGGGCTCAACCGCGTGACCTCGGTGGCCTTTACGCCGGAAGCGGAGGTGACGGCCGCCGAGCTCGCGGCCGAGAACGAAACTGTGCGGGATATACGCATGTGGGATTACTCGCCGCTGCTGCGCACCTATAAGCAGCTCCAGGCGATAAGGACCTATTACAACTTCCACGACGTATTCATCGACCGCTATTCGGTCAACGGACGCGGCCGTCAGGTGATACTCGGCGTGCGCGAGCTCGACCTTTCGAAGCTTCAAAATCCGACGTGGGTGAACACGCATCTTGAATTCACGCACGGCTTCGGCGTCGTGATGAACCCGGTCAACGAAATAGCGGAAGGGGGGATGCCCCTATTCTTCATGAAGGATATCCCGGTGCGCTCGACGGTCGACATACCGCTGTCGCGTCCCGAGGTCTATTACGGCACGGGGCGCTACTCCTACGTCCTCGTCAAGACCGGCGTCAAGGAATTCGACTACCCAATGGGAGATTCTAACGTGCGCACGACTTACGACGAGAACGGCGGGGTGCCGATAGGCTCGCTGTGGAAGAGAATCCTTTTCGCGCTCCGCTTCCACGATTCCGAGATACTCTTCACCGGAGCCCTTAATAAAGAAAGCCGCATACTTTACAACAGAAATATTCGCGAAGCCTTCGCGAAGGTGGCGCCATTCCTTATATACGACGCAGAGAGCTATCCGGTCCTCGCCGGCGGGCGCATCAAGTGGGTGCAGGAGGCTTTCACGTGGACGGAGCGCTATCCATATTCTAAGCCCTTTGCCGCGAACGACGCGACTCTTTCGCACTTCTTCGGCGTGAACTACCTGCGCAACAGCGTCAAAGGAGTCGCCGACGCCTACACGGGGCAGCTGGA
Above is a genomic segment from Synergistes jonesii containing:
- a CDS encoding UPF0182 family membrane protein, with product MDINDIFRAMGRRREWTQGDGDNGEGWEAPPRVPTALPPVKKTWFAVAAIFVLFGVALPWLASFLTELCWFESQGFESVFWRRFFAWWELFAAAAAVAFAIFALNWTAALRSASAQDGEFSGAQLRRLRRVALGAAFAFALVNAFSAAGMWPEFLKFAHPTPFGEKDPLFGIDAGFYVFTLPFLSFIQEWLRGVLIFALVGTAAAYFAARAASFAPGRFFVAPRARLHLTALASAALALWGAGCWLARYELLFSPTGVVFGAGYTDEHVILPALTVLAFALFAAAALLFVNFFKPAWKFSAILIGALLVAGFASRTLLPGVVQQYVVKPNEYEREKKYLDFHLEFTRRGFGLNRVTSVAFTPEAEVTAAELAAENETVRDIRMWDYSPLLRTYKQLQAIRTYYNFHDVFIDRYSVNGRGRQVILGVRELDLSKLQNPTWVNTHLEFTHGFGVVMNPVNEIAEGGMPLFFMKDIPVRSTVDIPLSRPEVYYGTGRYSYVLVKTGVKEFDYPMGDSNVRTTYDENGGVPIGSLWKRILFALRFHDSEILFTGALNKESRILYNRNIREAFAKVAPFLIYDAESYPVLAGGRIKWVQEAFTWTERYPYSKPFAANDATLSHFFGVNYLRNSVKGVADAYTGQLEFFAFDESDPILCTWKKIFPALFRDKSGISDEMRAHLRYPEDFFEVQTEVYTTYHMTDTNTYYNREDVWEVTPVGREKRIEPNYVTMKLWGQKSPEFAIIVPYMPLGRDNLIGWMAGRCDPENYGELLVYHFPKQKLIYGPGQVEALIDQNPEISAQLSLWSQRGSDVIRGDLLVIPIGRSLLYVQPLYLKAEKGELPELKRVIVSTGGRVAWGENFGAALEKLMGRKVATSAAPKAKAAEEGAAEAPDIKSLARKAALLYDEAISAQKNGEWAAYGEKIKKLGEVLSKLKGPEE